In Streptomyces sp. ML-6, the genomic stretch AAGGTACAGGCGGAAGTGCCCTGCCCCACCTGTCACGGGAGGCCGCCATGGATTACCCGGAGAGCTACCAGCTGGTGTTTCAGGCGTCCGCCGTGGAGGACGACACGGTGACCGTCTGGCGCACCGCCCAGTCGGGGGCGGGCGGACACCCGGTCTACGAGGACGAGACCGGGATCGTGCGTGCGGAGATCAACGACCGGGGCGAGGTCCGCATGCTGGCCAGTGGCGGCCACCAGATGCTCGGCACCCCGACCGTGGTGCGGGAGGTGGAGGGTGAACAACAGGGCGCGCCCCCGGGTGGCGACGGACCGGTGTAGGCGGGCCGGCGCGGACGGAACCGGCGCGGAC encodes the following:
- a CDS encoding DUF6296 family protein, translated to MDYPESYQLVFQASAVEDDTVTVWRTAQSGAGGHPVYEDETGIVRAEINDRGEVRMLASGGHQMLGTPTVVREVEGEQQGAPPGGDGPV